One genomic segment of Roseovarius carneus includes these proteins:
- the cas2 gene encoding CRISPR-associated endonuclease Cas2: MNHEIKVLSGYRLMWILVMFDLPTDTKPQRKAAGKFRNFLLDEGFERSQFSVYARFVNGKEAFQTRVNRISRHLPDSGDVQILNFTDRQYRDIVHFSDQGRRKARKNPEQLVMF; this comes from the coding sequence ATGAACCATGAAATCAAAGTTTTATCGGGGTATCGTCTGATGTGGATTCTTGTGATGTTCGACCTTCCGACCGACACCAAACCTCAGCGCAAGGCCGCCGGAAAATTCCGTAATTTTTTGCTGGATGAGGGCTTCGAGCGCAGCCAGTTTTCCGTCTATGCCCGTTTCGTAAACGGCAAAGAGGCGTTTCAGACCCGTGTGAACCGGATTTCACGCCATTTACCCGATTCGGGGGACGTGCAGATTCTGAATTTTACGGATCGACAATATCGTGATATCGTTCACTTCTCGGATCAGGGTCGACGTAAGGCCCGAAAGAATCCGGAACAACTGGTAATGTTTTGA
- a CDS encoding helix-turn-helix domain-containing protein: protein MTKHFAHLNTVYLCQRLRQVRLDAGLTQADLAERLDKPQSFVAKVETQERRLDVIEFAKWMMACDGIDEAHQTITVLASGSHAEEQRP, encoded by the coding sequence TTGACAAAACACTTCGCACACCTGAACACAGTTTATCTGTGCCAGCGGCTCAGGCAGGTGCGCCTTGATGCAGGTCTGACCCAAGCTGACTTGGCAGAGCGTTTGGACAAGCCACAGTCTTTTGTTGCCAAGGTCGAGACACAGGAACGCAGGTTGGACGTGATCGAGTTCGCCAAGTGGATGATGGCTTGCGATGGTATTGACGAGGCACACCAGACCATCACAGTACTTGCAAGCGGCTCGCACGCCGAAGAACAACGCCCCTAA
- a CDS encoding tyrosine-type recombinase/integrase has protein sequence MRENKTLARLRQDEMRDIVRSYFAASLDRYLERLNDTGLPDRSLEALRQELDVHEDAIGGFDDLSDLYLDAGTLDSFRASAGVTDAQWAENASSLRQEMRKARRDQIKAILSAAESLEGYSFTKHSETAPAPSQARSASLGEAIEDFMAEPQWSDQVAAKARAFLSVLLEYFGPDRRMADITRHDAAEVKKVVQSLPLNRKTKTETKDLTLLEAIEVPGMKKVSVETVNNHMAMFYRFWKWAVTHGQATEKLFEEMKITARKKPDDGRKAFSPAQTKRLFQELTENRSGFVKSDEYKWATLLALYTGARRGEIAQLFLTDVQQEGDIWYLDINADGKNKSLKTTAAKRRVPIHSELIRLGFLDWVQALPRQERLFMSFSYNVKEGYGRNPGRWFGTFLKRLEMKEPGLVLHSFRHTMITRLAQAGVPEPLYQDIVGHEREGVAQQVYFKEGHTLAQKQEALEKFEV, from the coding sequence GTGCGCGAGAACAAGACTTTGGCTAGGCTCAGACAAGACGAGATGCGGGACATCGTGCGGAGTTACTTTGCAGCTTCGCTGGATCGGTATTTGGAACGGTTGAACGACACCGGCCTGCCAGATCGGTCCCTTGAGGCCCTACGCCAAGAGTTGGACGTCCACGAGGACGCTATAGGCGGCTTTGACGACCTGTCAGACCTCTACCTTGACGCGGGCACCTTGGACAGCTTCCGGGCCTCAGCGGGCGTGACAGACGCTCAGTGGGCCGAAAATGCGTCGTCCCTTCGCCAAGAGATGCGCAAGGCCCGCCGGGATCAGATCAAAGCCATTCTGAGCGCCGCTGAGAGCCTTGAGGGCTATTCCTTCACCAAGCATTCCGAGACAGCGCCAGCGCCGTCACAGGCCCGCTCTGCGTCTCTGGGAGAGGCAATCGAAGATTTCATGGCTGAGCCGCAATGGTCCGACCAGGTGGCCGCGAAAGCAAGAGCCTTCTTGTCTGTGCTGTTGGAGTATTTCGGGCCGGATCGCAGGATGGCGGATATAACGCGCCATGACGCTGCCGAAGTCAAAAAGGTGGTGCAGTCCCTGCCGCTCAATCGGAAAACTAAGACTGAAACGAAAGACTTAACGCTGCTTGAGGCGATAGAAGTGCCGGGAATGAAAAAGGTATCTGTTGAGACGGTGAATAACCATATGGCCATGTTCTATCGCTTCTGGAAATGGGCGGTTACGCATGGACAGGCAACTGAGAAGCTGTTTGAAGAAATGAAAATCACGGCGCGGAAAAAGCCGGATGACGGACGCAAGGCATTCTCGCCAGCCCAAACCAAGCGATTGTTTCAAGAACTGACTGAGAACAGGTCCGGGTTTGTGAAGTCAGACGAGTACAAGTGGGCAACGCTTCTGGCGCTTTATACAGGCGCAAGACGAGGAGAAATCGCGCAGCTATTCCTCACAGACGTTCAGCAGGAAGGCGACATTTGGTATCTGGACATCAATGCAGATGGAAAGAACAAGAGCCTCAAGACAACCGCTGCAAAGCGCCGGGTTCCCATCCATTCTGAGTTGATCCGGCTTGGCTTCCTTGACTGGGTACAAGCCTTACCGCGACAAGAGCGCCTGTTTATGTCCTTCTCATACAACGTCAAAGAAGGCTATGGCCGCAATCCGGGCCGATGGTTCGGCACCTTCCTAAAGCGGCTTGAGATGAAAGAACCGGGCTTGGTACTGCATAGCTTCCGTCACACGATGATAACGCGACTGGCGCAGGCTGGTGTGCCCGAGCCGCTTTATCAGGACATTGTGGGCCATGAACGCGAAGGCGTGGCGCAGCAGGTCTATTTCAAGGAAGGGCATACGCTGGCACAAAAGCAGGAAGCCCTTGAGAAGTTTGAGGTTTAG
- a CDS encoding IS630 transposase-related protein gives MGKPYSLDLRQRICDYVAKGHSARTAGRVFCASPATAVRFAAEYRTRGLVAAKRQGRSLGRFGRLAPHRDVFLVILRAEPDITLKELAAALSETKGVLVQLSWRQAAVAGQGVPFPPARARAPPRS, from the coding sequence ATGGGCAAGCCTTATTCTTTGGACCTTCGGCAACGGATTTGTGATTATGTGGCGAAAGGGCACTCGGCGCGCACTGCCGGACGGGTGTTTTGTGCCAGTCCTGCTACGGCTGTGCGGTTTGCGGCGGAGTATCGGACGCGGGGCTTGGTCGCTGCAAAACGACAAGGCAGGTCGCTGGGACGTTTTGGCAGGCTTGCCCCGCATCGCGACGTCTTTCTCGTCATCTTGCGTGCTGAACCTGACATTACTTTGAAGGAACTGGCCGCCGCACTGTCTGAAACGAAAGGGGTGCTGGTGCAACTTTCATGGCGGCAAGCAGCGGTTGCCGGGCAAGGGGTACCCTTTCCACCCGCAAGAGCCCGCGCGCCGCCGAGGTCCTGA